In Miscanthus floridulus cultivar M001 chromosome 19, ASM1932011v1, whole genome shotgun sequence, the DNA window taccaagtgcctctagatgcaatcactcaagcaatgcacttggattatctcccaatctaacaaagatgatgaatcaatgatggagatgagtgggaggactttggctaagctcacaagattgctatgtcaatgaaaatatgcaagagttatcccttgagccggccatggggctataaatagagcccctatcaaatagagccgttataccccttcactgagcaaatcgcgctctgaccggacgcttcggtcatactgaccagaccctggactcagcgtccggtccattgattcatgccacgtgtcactagcttcaaacgctgttcgtcagatttcaacggctacgtacttgaccggacgctccggctaaactgaccggacgcagaagcctcagcgtccggttgtttccaataagctccccgaggcatatttcttcgaccggacgcgtccggtccaccttgaccggacctagaccagcgtccggtgcagcaccctaggtactgtgctgaCCAaccagattgaccggacgcacgctgccagcgtccggtgctttcagacccagcgtccggtcagttgaccgacgccagcgccttcgcgatcaactcgttttcatttctaacttcttcacccttgctccaatgtgccaaccaccaagtgtatcaccttgtgcacatgtgttagcatattttcacaaacattttcaagggtgttagtactcaactagatcctaaatgcatatgcaatgaattagagcatctagtggcactttgataacctcatttcgatacgagtttcactcctcttaatagtacggctatctatcctaaatgtgatcacactcactaagtgtcttgatcactaaaataaaatggctcctacattttatacctttgccttgagctttttgtttttctctttcttcttttccaagtttaagcatttgaccatcaccatgccatcaccattgtcatgatcttcatcattgcttcatcacttggagtagtgctacctatctcataatcatcttgataaactaggttagcacttagggtttcatcaattaaccaaaaccaaactagagctttcaccaggaAATGTGGTGTTCGGACGGTTGGACGCCCGCAGTGTAGCATTTCCGAATTTAGTACCTTGGTAGTTAATTATTAAAAATTGATGGTATCTCTCAACATAACCAGGCTGGCGTAATTAATCTAAGAATATTTGTTATTGTCTGCCAGAATCTAAAAGGTTGGGCTTGCTAATTAAGCAGCTAGCTAGCCTATGTATGTGCATATATCTTGGTATGTAGGGTCACACACGCGTACTTGGTGCATGTGGCCATCTCCAGCTAATGAAGTCGATGTGTGATGCGTGTaggtcctttttttttttgaactttgaTGCGTGTAGGTCTTGACTTGATCACTCAATGTCTAGCAAGCTCATTGCATTGGCGTGAGCACGgaaaacatgcatgcatgtaaaccGCATTGAGTGTCAAGGCTGGGCCTAAGGCGCCGGAGCCTATTGGGCCGACTGGGCCGCAAGAGAAAGCTTCTCGTCTCTTTTGTTTgatgatgaaaaaaaaactagcatATGCGTTTTTTCGCGTTTTTTTGGGTGGCCATTTATTTTAAGAATTGAGTTTTGAGTCGGATTTATTTTGTAAATTTGGTTCAGTCATTGTAGTAGTTAACTGGTTAACTTGTAATTATTTGGTCTGATTTTTCTCTAAGAATAAAGCCAGATATTTCTTCCATTATTCTAAACTAGCAAatttgcccgtgcgttgctatgggtGAATGTCAGATTATTCGATTCACTATGCATATTTTTGGTCAATTATTTTTATATAACAATTAAAACTGTAATAGGTTGTTGTGTAGTTACCTAGACGATTTGTGTCTCGACAGATTTATCCAATGATTGCATCATCTGTTCGGATATGTCTTGGACACACATTGTTCTAGGTCATGTGCGCACAGGTCATAAGTCCAAGTTATATACGGGACATGAAGAGACGTATGGCATTGTAGGAAGTAAAAAGATAATTAGAAAAATAACATTTTTAACTTTCATATTAAAAGCAAAATATGATCGTGTGTTGCAACAGAACATATACCTTATGACATAAGGCCATGCCGCTTGAAGATTTAttctgctccatctcttgacGTGTGCGGCCATTGGCCTGCTACCACATCCGTTACTTTAATACAAATTTAAAGACCTAAAGTTGCAAACactttttgaaataagaaaatacAATGAAACCCACGTTGTAAAGTAGATTTTCACAAtttatttaaatatattattattttattttcagACATTTTTTTGTTCtctatattatattattatttaaTTTGGGCAAATATATTATTATTTAATTTAATGTTGGGCAAGCCGGCTACCGAGGCTCTTTTCTTTGCTACTTTGACGGAGTGTATCTGTGCGGACTGGTGGCCGGTTATCCGTCGATCGTTTTGAGTTGAGCAGGTTTGGACCGGATTTGTCGTAGTAAAGGGCGGAACACAGGCTTGAAGCAGATACGGCTAATCTGGACTGGAACGGAAAATATATACAATAGTACCGAAGCATAGGAGGTACAACAGAAATTTCGACTCTTTATTATTTTGATTATTGGTTGATTCAGATTTTaatataataaaaaaattaattttatTCTAATCAAAATTACACCAATAATCAACAATTAGTGATAGAAATAGTTATTTATTAGGAAAGACTAGAGTTCACAGACTTATAATATTgtatttattaattattttttgtatttatatTCGCAAAAACAATAGAaagaaaaaaatgcacacggGCTTGACTACATAAACGGAGAAGACATGTTTCACATACAGACTCGAAGAAAAGAGCGTTTCCGTGAAGATGTTTTTTCGCCCCTAAACGCACACGGTGCTAAGCGGCTGGGACTTCTGATGAAAAAGAAAACAAGTACCATATGCGGTACGGGGAGGGAGAGGCAGATACGGATACAGATACAGGATGGGAGAGGCAGAAAAATAAATATGGCAGAAATTTTACCtcattattattaggtatagaaaaAAAGCGGGAGATTTGTCAATGCAAGTAGCAACCGGGTTAACCCCGCCTAAACCCATATCTCATATGTTTGAGAATTGATTTACTGGCATATCGAAAGAATGAAAAGATATTGATTTATGTGCGGCTTGCATCTCTTCTTATTAGGGCAATATGATCTACAAGTACTGCTCttgtttttgagaaaaaaatgaTACACACTTTTATATACGCAGCCTACCTTGTTCGGAACATATACTTGTTGCAGTTCTGAGCATTATTGTTGCAACATGAGGACGCAAGGGAAGGGAGTCCAACCGACAGACGAACAGAGCTTTAGAGGTTGTGGATTTAGACATTTTCACCAAAAATAAAATGGATTGAGAAGCAACAAAAGAGTTTGCTTATGATTATCTCCCTCTTGGTTGTGTTCTTTTCATGTTTATTTCGAAGCAGCTATTGGCAGTGTGCGGTCGTAGACACCGGAAACTGTTCCTTTTTTTCTAAAAACAAATGATGTGCTGTGTTCAATATCTGTTAGGAAGTCTCACAATGACTATTGCTACTTTTTtggataataataaataaatgaatggCAATGATGCGTGCCTAGTTTGTTGGGTGGACACGTCATCTAGCTAGCTAGTACGTGATCATATAAGCAACTCGCCGTTAGGTCGCCAACAATTGGTTCATGATTCATGAATATGAATACCATCTGCACCCTGTCCCCGGCCTGAAAGGctgaaaataagaaaagaaaaaaaaacgaatGCATCATCGACGATATGATTTGTGTCATGCGTATTATGCATGAATAGACACATTGTTTAGGTAGCTTATTAACATAGTTTTTGGCCTGGAGCAAAATTCAAGAGACTGAAACAAGACGGATAGATATATCAtgcaacatgcatgcatggagggAAACACACCACCCTCAATGCAGGCTTCATTGCAATTCAATATAGCTAACCTTAAGTACGTCATATATATGTATTGAACTGCATGAATTTTGCATATATATGCTGGTATGCATTATACAACACACATATATAATGCCTGCCAAACTGCTTctgtatgttttgtttatttatttgtaatatcttctcttctcttctcttctcgggTGCTCCAATTTACCATCAATGATATATCATCAGTCGTCTCACCTTACCATCACTAGGTTTACATACTGCCTCATCAGTATATAGTTAGACTACAATTTCTAGCAGCCTCATATATAAATCAGGTTGTTGCTAGCAATTTATTAGAGACTAGCTAGGTCATCTCGCTTTCACCCCGcctctgctcctcctcttcctgctCTTGCTCCAACTCCTTTTTCGTGGCCGTAGCTTGCAGCTCCTTGCCTTTCCCCCACAGGAATGCGTACAGCCCCACGATGATCAGCAGCGCCCCCACCACTCTGCGTGTGCACATATATAAACACCACTTAGCTTAGTAGTTATATACATACATATTTCATCTCGAAATTTACTGATCAACGGCCACTAGACTAGCTCAGTTGTCGGATTTGCTACAGTTGCAGTAGCATCAGGCCTGAAATGAAAAGGTGCAGTCTCACTCACCCTCCAACGTAGATCTTGGTGCCTAGCAGCAGCGAGTCCATCACCGTGGTGATGATCAGTGACAGTGAGTTGAACATGGTAGGGTAGATTGGCCCGCGACGGCTCACCGCCCATGAGATGAGGACGAAGGTGATGCCCGTGTTCAACACACCCTGCACATGATGATCCGTCATCAGCAGAAGATACATGTGTAATCCAATCCATCACGCTATTGATTATACTAGTTAACTACTCTGGTTAATTCGTTGTTGATCAGTATGTACATATAATTACCGAGTAGACGACTGTCAGAAGCTGCAGGTCCCCCTTGAGTCTCCAGTCTGCCCTGTCATGGCTgaggaacacgctgatgatgAAGGCCTGTATGCTTCCTGACAGGCACGTCAGCATCGTCCCCCAGTACCTTGATGGAAACACCTTCCCAAGCCTTGCCTGTCGTCATTGGATGCACAATGGAGCCATCAGCCATCACTCATCACAGAGGGAGATGTGGATTTCAGTTCTTCAAGCAAAGACTAGATATACCTGTACGATGAACCACAGGGCGTAGCTCAGGCAGCTGCCGCACAGGAACAGTGTGCCGGTGAGCATGTCACGGTGATGGCCGCCGCTCGCCGGCGCACCGGCGTCGGAGGTCTTCAGCAGGTGCGAAGGCCACAGATGCAGAAGACGGCCTTTGAGCAGGCTCACGATCATCGTGCCGCCCACGCACGTCAGGGCGCCCAGGACCTTCAGCTTGCCAGGCCACTTCCCCAGCGCCACCTTCTCAGCTCTGAATGCATTTAGTCATTTACATACGCATCACACAAATGGGGGACATGCATATATACCACCCAAGGTCCATGTATGCTTTGGTTTGTTTGCGTACCTGACCAAGATGGCGATGACGAAGGTCACGATGGGGATCAGGTTCAGGAAGACGACGGAGTACGCGGCACTTGTGACCTGCAGGCCGTAGTAGTACAGCCCCATCGCCAACACAACTCTGCGGCATATGTAAGAACAATTAATTTACTTCTTCCAAGCATATCATCAAGTTATGTATGGGACGATGAAGCATATAAAGGTTGCCATAACAACTTCTCTTCTCTTGTAGTCCTGTAATATATTGCATTCTAGGAATTTTAGgacaaattaagagagaacataaaaaaCACATATACCCACATTTTATTTCCTAATTAGACGCTATCATCGACGTGATTgatggtgattggttgataaaagaaaaatatttaaTCCAAAACTGGTTTTTGTCCTCTAAAATGTATTATATTTGAgcacaaattttgaatgctagaatACACTGTATTACAGGACGGAAGGAATATGTATCTAGCATTCGTTAGAAAAAGACAGGGGAGTATGACAACTGAAATCAGGCTGAGTGCGAGTGCTTACGCAAATGTAGCATTTAAGGAAATCCAACCCAACACAGCCAAGTTCAGTTTCTTCCACATTTCCCTGAAACAGACCAAGATGGAAAGAAATCATGAAAAGGAATTGGAGAAGATCAATCGATCGTGCCATATCAGGAGTCAGGACATATATCTTTAATCTCATTAAAAACACTGCATATATAGTATAGCCAGCAGTTTGTAACTGCTGTTTAACAAGAAGTTATTAGTAGTACATCGTGATAGTACCATGAAGAACAGCAAGAATGTATAACAGAGACATGTGAGTAATAACATTGGAAAACACTGAAAATGGAAGTAGTAGGTACCGATCTGTCATCAAGCTTTGGCATACACGTTGTGTCCAGCAAAAGCTGAATTCGCCTTCTCGATATCTTTTGCATTAGCACGCAGAGAATTAGGACCACACGATAACGATATGCAGGTGCGAAATGAGGAGAATGATCATAGCGGTTCACTTATGGAGCCGTTGGAGCCCCACCCGCTCCCCTCGGGTGCTCGCCCGCCCCCTCCACTAAATCCACCACAATCTTCCCTCAATCCCGCTCAAATCCGTCCTTCAGCTTCGGATCCGTTCCCCCCTCGTGCTGATCTATCGACTGGTGGGTCTCCTGCCTCCGGTCTTGGCTGCTGTTGTGGTGGCGCCTCCCGTCCGGCGGGCGGCCAACGGCTTTTGCCGGCCGAGCGGTCTTCGCCTGGTGCGGGTGGACCTGCGACTGCCGCAGTTGCCGATATGGGTTTGGTGGCTGCCGGCGTGCCCGCCGCCACGCATCCTTTGCTGTCGTCGCCACCGTCCCGGATGGGTGGGGCCGGGCTGGGCGCATCCAAGGCCTCCAGCTCCGGGCTGTTGGCGTCTCCTGGTCGCCCCACTCTCTCCCCCGACGCCGCCTCGTTCTTCCCCGGCCACCTCTCCACCGGCAGGTCCAAGCGCTTGCGTTGGGAGGATGGCTCTCTCTCCGGCGACTCCGACCTCGAGCGCTCCCCTTCCCCGTCGCTGCTGGTCGCGCATTTGACCTGCTCGGGCGCTGCTCCCTCCTCGGCGGGCGCCCCACCGATGgcagctgcggctgcggctgccatCCAGGTGCCGCGGCGCCGCAGGCAGCGTCGACGCCGTCACTGACGCCGCTGGCGGAGGGCTGCCGCGGCCGCAACGGGTGACTGCGACGCGTCATGCAGGGGCGGTATGGCCCCGCCCTTTGAGGCTCCGTGGATCCCAGTTCGACTGTGGCTCGGCCCGTGGAGCAGGGTATCCGCCCTTGATGCTGATGGGTGGCGGTGCATCCTGCCCCGTTCTCCAATTCATCCTGTGGGCAACCAGCAGCTGTGTCGGGGAGGTAGTGAGGCCAGGCTTCGGCGAGGCGCCCCAACGGGGGTCTGACCCCGGATCTTCCCGGTCGATTTTCGGGGTAGGTGCTTCAACCGCCTATCCCGGACTCACCGGGTGGCCACCTGCCGGCTCCCCCGCCGCTGCCTGCGCTGCCGCGGGTTCGGGCA includes these proteins:
- the LOC136529688 gene encoding WAT1-related protein At1g09380-like — encoded protein: MAANGDDRQAAAAATEEEEIVVEMPVMPAPPPPVKVSPAGAGASSWETAALPLSMVVVQAFTVVLLLLSKLALNTGMRPCVLIVHRNLVATAAVAPLAFFFEREMWKKLNLAVLGWISLNATFAVVLAMGLYYYGLQVTSAAYSVVFLNLIPIVTFVIAILVRAEKVALGKWPGKLKVLGALTCVGGTMIVSLLKGRLLHLWPSHLLKTSDAGAPASGGHHRDMLTGTLFLCGSCLSYALWFIVQARLGKVFPSRYWGTMLTCLSGSIQAFIISVFLSHDRADWRLKGDLQLLTVVYSGVLNTGITFVLISWAVSRRGPIYPTMFNSLSLIITTVMDSLLLGTKIYVGGVVGALLIIVGLYAFLWGKGKELQATATKKELEQEQEEEEQRRGESEMT